The region GCTGCGGATCCCCCGCTTTCTTTCTTCGGAAGAGGTAGACGAAGCTCGCCGCAAGAGCGAGCAGCCCATTCTGAACGCGGGTCAGGAAGATCATAGCGATATCTTGTACAGCTTCGCCCAGACCTGGAAAGTAAGCACAGCCCAGAGCTGATTAAGATGATACGCTTTCGCCTCAGTGTGTTCTTCGAGCATGCGTGATATCTCCGTCCAATTGAAAAGAGCAGCCGTGGGAGGATAGTAGCTCTCAGAGAGAACTTCGCGCGCAAAAGATTTAAACGGCTCTCGGCGCAGCCACTTAGCACCCGGCGAGAACCAGCCGCGCTTCGGCTCATTAAAGAGATACGCAGGGAGACGACCGCGAAACGCTTCCTTAAGAACAACCTTGGTATTCCGCAGACTGACCTTCTCAGAGAGCGGCATGCGCGCGGAAAGCTCGATCATGTCCACATCAAGAAGCGGAGGCCTGCTCTCTACACCTGCAGACATGGACATGGAATCCGCCATAGCAAACGCCTCGTCTACGAGCCAGGTCTTACGATCAGCTTCCATGAAGGCGTCTTCGAAGTTTCGTGTGTCATGCACTAGGTGCGGAGCGAATACCTCTTTAAGATTCGGGAGCTCAATGCCAGGAGCGAGGAGTCGACGCACGGCTTCCTCCTTCTCAGCCATGAAGAGCGCGATGCGCGCAGGACCAGGAGGCGTATTCAATTTCGAGAGCGTGGGATGGAAAGACAGGAGAGAGCGGAGTACTCCTGGTACGTATTTCTGGTATCTGCTCGCCGCGAGCGAGAGACGATAGCGCTCATAGCCGCCGAAGAGTTCGTCTCCCCCGTCGCCGCCTAAAACAACAGTGGCTTTGTCTTTGGTGAACGCAGCCAGCTTGAACATCGGAAGGATAGTGGCGTTCGCTACCGGCTGATCGAGGTGCCAAACGGCCCGCTCGAAGAGCTCTGCCGCGTCCGTAGTAGTCATCACCACTTCGTGGTGATTGGTGCCGTAGTGCGCCGCGGTGCGGCGCGCGAGATCAAAATCCGCATTGAAGCGCTCGGACTGCTCGCCCTCTCCGAGTTCGAAGCCGACAGAGAAGGTGTCTACGTTGGAGCGGATGCGCGAGACCGCATCGAGCACCACACTCGAATCGATACCACCGGAGAGATAGATACCTATAGGACGATCCGAGACGAGCTGCATGGCGACAGAGGCATCTACCTGAGCAGCGACTCGCCTCCTCCACTCGGCCGAAGTGAGTGAATCAGTTTTTACGCCGTTATGGACATCCCAATAGGTCTCGATGGAGAGCTTGCCATCCTTGTAGAGTGCGCGGGAACCAGCTGGCAGCTTGAAAATACCCTCGAACATTGTCTCTGGCCCCGGCGCGTAGAGGAGTCGCAGGTAGCGTCCGAAAGCTTCCATATTGAGACGCCGCGGCAGATCGTACTCCAGGATACCCTTGATCTCGGAAGAGAAGATGAGCCCACGTTCCGTCTCCGCATAGTAGAGGGGCTTGATACCAGCATGATCCCGCGCAAGAAAAAGCTCCTTGTTCTCCCTGTCCCAGATAGCGAGCGCGAACATTCCATTGAAACGCTCCACCGCCTTCTTGCCCCAGCGGATATAGGCTGCGAGGATGACCTCCGTGTCTCCTTCCGAACGGAAAGGATAATCCGAGAGCTCCGCTTTCAATTCTTTAAAATTATAAATCTGCCCGTTGAATACCAGCGTGTAGCGCCCGCTCGCATCCGTCATCGGCTGAGCAGAGCGCGGGGAGAGATCGATGATGGCAAGACGATTGTGTCCAAAGGAAATCCCCTCCTCAATGAACGTGTCGGTCGCATCCGGTCCCCGGTGCGCAGTGACCGCGTTCATGCGTTCTGCGAGCGCCTCATCCCTCCAAGTGAATCCGTTGATGGCGCACATGACTATTTAATACAAGAAAAAGCGTACGCTAGCACGAAGCGATCCCGGAACGGGAACCGCTTCCCGAAGAAGCGCAGAAGGAAGGCATCCTTCGCATAGGCAGCAGCGAACCAAAGCGGCTTCAGGATGCGCGGCAGAAACATCTCCACCTGCGTGTACCCAGCAACGAAAGGTCCACGAGAGGCAGGAAGGATCTCTACCTCCCGGAATCCCGCTGCAGAGAACATGCGTTCGAGCTTCTCCGCAGTGAAGCGCTGGAAATCATGCGGGTCAGGATGCACGTTCACCAAGAAAGGAACGCTACCAATGAGGCGGCCACCCGGAGCAAGGACCCGATGCATCTCTGCGACCACCTTCTCATACTTCTCTATATGCTCGAGCAGATTGAAACAAAGAACCGTATCAAAAGATCCGTCAGGGACGGGCATGGGAGAGGCTTCGAGATCGACCACGTAATCAGGCCGTGCTTCCTCACGGATATTGAGCGTCTTCATCGCAAGCGACGGATCAAGCCTAAGATACCGATAATGACTCTCTTCCCGCGTCCCACCCACAT is a window of Candidatus Parcubacteria bacterium DNA encoding:
- the asnB gene encoding asparagine synthase (glutamine-hydrolyzing) yields the protein MCAINGFTWRDEALAERMNAVTAHRGPDATDTFIEEGISFGHNRLAIIDLSPRSAQPMTDASGRYTLVFNGQIYNFKELKAELSDYPFRSEGDTEVILAAYIRWGKKAVERFNGMFALAIWDRENKELFLARDHAGIKPLYYAETERGLIFSSEIKGILEYDLPRRLNMEAFGRYLRLLYAPGPETMFEGIFKLPAGSRALYKDGKLSIETYWDVHNGVKTDSLTSAEWRRRVAAQVDASVAMQLVSDRPIGIYLSGGIDSSVVLDAVSRIRSNVDTFSVGFELGEGEQSERFNADFDLARRTAAHYGTNHHEVVMTTTDAAELFERAVWHLDQPVANATILPMFKLAAFTKDKATVVLGGDGGDELFGGYERYRLSLAASRYQKYVPGVLRSLLSFHPTLSKLNTPPGPARIALFMAEKEEAVRRLLAPGIELPNLKEVFAPHLVHDTRNFEDAFMEADRKTWLVDEAFAMADSMSMSAGVESRPPLLDVDMIELSARMPLSEKVSLRNTKVVLKEAFRGRLPAYLFNEPKRGWFSPGAKWLRREPFKSFAREVLSESYYPPTAALFNWTEISRMLEEHTEAKAYHLNQLWAVLTFQVWAKLYKISL
- a CDS encoding methyltransferase domain-containing protein translates to MSFSLVFREVLRGKSASRALTNILLPRFTVSGRALDVGGTREESHYRYLRLDPSLAMKTLNIREEARPDYVVDLEASPMPVPDGSFDTVLCFNLLEHIEKYEKVVAEMHRVLAPGGRLIGSVPFLVNVHPDPHDFQRFTAEKLERMFSAAGFREVEILPASRGPFVAGYTQVEMFLPRILKPLWFAAAYAKDAFLLRFFGKRFPFRDRFVLAYAFSCIK